The following DNA comes from Hordeum vulgare subsp. vulgare chromosome 3H, MorexV3_pseudomolecules_assembly, whole genome shotgun sequence.
ACTCGACGTCTGCCGTCTGCCCTGTTCCACAGAAGCAGGAGGGGGCCGAGCAAAGGACGGCACAACGCACAAGACGAGAGGGAAAGCAAAGCCGCCGCCGCACGCCGATTCCTCCGCCTTTTCCACTGATccccatcgcaagctccaacacagCGACCGCGGCCGCTTCTCTCCCGATGGCCGTAAGCTCGCGGCTACCCGCCCCTCCTGCGCGCGGCCTCCTGCGCCGCTCGCCGCCGCGTATCCTCCCTCCGAGGCGCCTCGCTTGTGGTGCCCGCGCTGTCTCCGGGAGCCCTGGGCAAGGCGGATCGCCCGTGCCCAGGCGGCCGCCGCAGCCTCTGGACGCCGCGGCAGTCGCGCCGCCCTCGCCGGTATCATCCGCGGCGTCGTCcgccgcctcggccatcgattTCCTCACTCTCTGCCATAGCCTCAAGGTAAATCACGTGATGCTTGCTACTTCCTTTGCTGGTTTATACGTTGTGTACCATCAGACTGGTGATACTCCTAGGTCCTAGCAAAAGAGTACTATAATTTTGATATAGCTTTTCTAACTTGAGCTAAATACCGGGGAGGGCACAAAACTATACAATACTCGATCCGAGCAGGATTTCATATATGCAAGTTTTGAAACGATCAATTCGTATGGTGAAATTGGTCGTTCATGACGTCTTACTATGGCTGCTCAGCTAACAATGTCTTAAGAGCTACTCCAACCGGGAGACCCATTTCGTCCTCACGTGTCCGTTTGGGTTGCCGCGAACACAAAATTCAGCCCAacgggccgacccaaacggacgcgcgtccaTTTTTTATCCGCCCGCGATCCATTCCAGGCTTAGATTTGAGCCGGATTTGCGTCTGCGCTGCCACGGAACAGACGCGTGCGACGCTCACCCTTCTCCTCCCCTTGGCCCATCCGTCGGTGGCACAGCCCCAACATTTCCCCCCAATTTTCCCAAAAACCTCCCGCCCACTCGCTTGCGCGTCATGGACAACGACGCGCCGACCCTCGACGCCTCGACGGCCTCGCCTCCCACGCCTCTGCCGGTCCCGTCTCCGTCAAAGTAGTCGATCCCCGCGGCGCATGCAAAGGGCCGGTgccaaccaagaagaagaaggttcTGATGCCTGAGGAGCACGCCGTTCAATCGTTGAGGAGGAAGAACCGCCGGCATCAGCAAGAAGCCAGGAACGTCGTCGCCGCCGCGGCCATCCTCGTCACTGCCGCAGATCAAGAGGCTGAAGCCGTGAAGACCAGCCGGCTCGTCCGCGAGGCCACGAGGCAGACCCTGCCGATTCTAGGACATACAAAATAAGGAGCTCGCATTGGAGGGGCAGACCCTGCTGATTCTAGGACATACAAAATAAGGAGCTCGCCttggaggcggagaagcaagcGAAGATGCTAGAGATCGAGGCCACCAGAGCAAGAGAAGTCCGGCTCGTTTGCATGACGAAGGGGGTCGAGATCATAAAGGTGGACTTGAGCACGGTCTCTTCGAGGAAGCGGTcttggttcgagaagatgcaggcTGACATGCTCAACCTCGATGATGAGTGATCCATGGAGTGGTGTGTGGGCATGACCACGGCCAAGATGGCGTGGTCGAACTACAGTCTCATTTTGTGTGCTGGCATCTGTTTCGGCTGCTGGCAAGTGCACCCAACATGAAAACTATGTATTTTTTTGGAGGCTGACATATGTATGCCGGCTGCTGGCATATCGCCGGCGTGAACTCTTGGCGCTGGCATGGTAGCTGGCATGATCTGTGGCCGCGGGCCTTTTTTACATGAAAAAGTGTTGTGCGCGGATGAAAAATGGGTCGCTCCGTTGGGCGCACGGCCGACCTATTTGCAAAAGGGGGCGGACATGCCGACCCAAACAGACAAAAGACGGACAAAGCGCGCGACCATTTGGGTTGcacggttggagttgctctaagtatATCATGTGTAGTGCATGAACATGGACTCTGTTTTCAGTTCGTGCCTTCATGCTCCCATGCCTATGAGGCGAGCATCTCCAGTGGACCACCTATCCACTACATAAAAGCTGGCAATAGTCGAGGTTTTCTTCCTCCAGCAGATCCTCTGTGTGGGTACCAATACCTAAATTTTTTGGGCGGCCACCTAAAAACCAAGCCCAACCTCCTACCCTCTATCCTTCTGTGTTTTTTCTTGGCGAGCTGAATTTTCAGCCCTCGCTGTGCGCTGCCTTTCCCAGCTGTCTGCCACCACCGGAGCTCCGTCCACTGCTGCATCACCCCCTCCTCACCCCTGCCACCTATTTATCCAGCGCGCGCCGCCTTCTGTCCCCTCTGCACAGCCACCGCCTATCTGTGCTGCGTGCGCCGCCGTCCCGCGCCCGCTGCTGGAGCTCCTTCCTGTGCTGCCATGGCTCACCATTCCCACGTTGCCTCCCCTCCGCATGGGCCGAGCTCGGCTGTTGCCGGTGGCAACATGGCTGGTTCGAGCTGCAGCACCATGGCATGAGTTCTAGAGCATCCCGAAGGTAGGGCAGAGCAAGGTGATGGACAACCGGAAGGTGGGGCAGGGCAGCGCTGTTGGAGTCGGTTTATTAGTAGTCGGTTGGAGGAGGTGCACAAAAAAGGCTTTACCTCAAAAGAGGGAGCTCCGAAGTGTTTTTTTAGGGGGTGTTTAGGGATCTGCTGGAGATGGTATCCATCATATTGCACTATTCTGAGGTTTATTTGGTTGTTCCCTTGTTCCGCTCTTACCACAGACCACTAAAAGGAAAGGCTGGATAAATCACAGCATCAAGGGTCCCGAGTCTATTGCTGATCACATGTATCGTATGGCACTGATGGCTTTGATCGCTGATGACCTACCTGCTGTAAATCGAGAAAGGTTAAGTTTTCTAATCCCCCCTTTGTAATATTGATATTAAAGTGACACTTTTAGGTCCCATTTTCCATTAATCATTACTACTCTACTTGCTGCTGAAGAAACATTTACTTTGCTGTAACAGGTGTATCAAAATAGCTATCGTTCATGACATTGCTGAAGGTAGTCCAATAAACATATTTATATTTACTTGTTGATTCTGTGTGCTGTTCTTCAGCTGCTCTTTTGTTAGCATCTCTCAGTTTTCAACCAAGTGCTTTTCAACTATTCATACCTTATTATATTAACAGCTATTGTTGGCGACATCACTCCATCTGACGGCATACCTAAAGCAGAAAAAAGCAGGCGTGAACAAGAAGCTCTAAATGAAATGTGTGAAGTTCTTGGTGGTGGATCAACAGGTATGTCTCCATTTGTGACAAGAATTTTCAGTTCTTAAATGAATGTTCGATAACATTGTGTTAACTTAATTGAATTTACTGTTTTCTAGCTGAGGAAATTAAGGGGCTGTGGGAAGAATACGAAAATAACTCCTCTGTTGAAGCCAATCTTGTAAAGGATTTTGATAAAGTAAGCCTGCCATTATTTTCTTAACTTCATACTTTGTTAATAAATATTGGTTCGGCTTTCCTTACACGTGTCGTCTAATTTGTATCATATATATCAGGGTTATGATTTGTTGTTGCCATGCAAAGTTTCTTTAGTTTGGACATAGCACACAGTTCTATACTTTCAAGTTTTATAGAGGATGTACTCTTGGTAAACCTTCCACGGCTCCCGACACAAACTAGTCATACTTCACTTGGTTGAAACTACTCATACTCACTTAGTTATTTAGTACATTTTCTTTCCGGAACTTGTGTTAACATTGAAAAATATATACCAGAATTGTGTTCTTCACAGATGTCCTATTTACTGCATCACAGCTCAAATAATTCAGTACTCCCTCTGATCCATATATAGGTTTTAGTGTTGGATACAtccgtatctagacaaatctaagacaagtaatatggatcggagggagtaggtCACAAGGAGGCGGAAGGTCACTTTGGGTTTCCTTCCAGACATGTGAATTTCTGGCACTTTAAAGCATTTAAGTTTGTTAATGGATATTAATAATACTACTCCAAAAGTTTTGTCTCATGCAAATATGTTCATGTATATTGTTATGGTGTACTCTGATGTATATTTTGTTTCTTTCTTTGTTTTAATTGTTCTGTTTGGTCCAGCTGATTTCACCTGTTGCTAATTTTTTTTTTCAGGTGGAAATGATTCTTCAAGCGTTAGAGTATGAGAAGGGTATTAATTTTCTGCAATAGTTGATTTGTCTACATTCAAAGAATGAGTTGCTTGCTAATTTCAAATAGTTTCCCTATATACGAACTCTGGCACGGTGTGCATTGGTTTCTTATTCTTAAACAACCTGCCCTTACAAATAATATGCGTCTAAATCATCATGTTTTTGTTGCATCTTTGTGATCCTTTGATATTGATAATAGTAATATCTAGCAAAACTCATGTATACCTTGCTTCGGGAAGGACATAGTTGGAATCTGCTGCTACCTTGTTGGCAATAACAGGAAACTACTTGATTCATACGGCCAAACTTGTTTTTTGCTTCCAGCATTGTGCAATGTATCAACCCCGCATGCATATGTTAACATCCTACTCTCTTGCACGTATGTAATGTGCTAATCCATTTATGCTGACTCTGCACGTCTTGAACATTGCAGAGCATGGGAAAGTGCTAGATGAGTTTTTTCTCTCTACTGCTGGTAATGATTGATCAACCATATAGAGCGTAAAAAGGTGAGATTGTTTCCTTTTGCTAAATATATGCTTTTCAAACATGTTATTGCAGGCAAGTTCCAGACAGAGATTGGCAAGAGCTGGGCTGCTGAAGTGAATTCAAGGAGAACCAATGGATGTGGACAGAACTAGGGGTACTCGATGTTTGGTGCTTGATACAGCCTCTACGAAATTTTCATGATGGGTTGTGCGGCGAATCTCAGGCTCCAGATTCAAGCCCGCTTAGAGGCAAACAAACATAACAAATTTGCCTCAGCTATCAGGTGCTGGTAAGGAATAACGGGAATGGCATTGACAAAAACTCAGGGATCTAAGTTTGGTTAGAGCTAAGTGGGTTGAATGTGTGCACTGAGACTAGCAGTACGTATTGAGCAGTTTTTATGTATACTGTTGGTTAATAGTAGGAACTTAGGATCCAGGGAAACGTTGTTTTTTCTTGAGTCGGGGAAATAAAAAGGCAGGCTGGGGGCTGTTCTCCACTGCTACCTTCCTTCGGTTGAAGTTGATCTCTATTATTGCTTTGTGCAAATTAATCATTTCACTCTATACTTTTTGTATGACGGATGGATGTGGTGAACTACAGAGACTGAGTTTTGGTCATACAAGCTCATTAAAGAAATCGTCATGATTTGTActtcctccgtcacagtttagaagacatggttaaatttacgtgcattttcacAACAGATAAGGTTTATGACGTATTGTATTTACTTTTAATAGCTAATTAATATTTCGTTAtactatttttatatgcatgTATAGTGTGAATGTTATTTTTCAGGATATTTCACAACTAATCAATAATCATCCAGTTTTCAGAGAATTTTCAAGCACgttttctaaaccgtgacggagggagtaggagaAACGGGCAATTATCAGTGAACTCATGAAACTGAATCATCAGCAGTCATTTTGGTTGTCTAATTTACAGCAAATAAGAGAAATTCCCACTCAAGAATGAATGATTTCGCATAAAAGCTCACTTTGTTAGCAAGCTTTCTAGAAAAACGTGATCAAGTTTCACATGTGCTATATGGATGGTCAGTAATTAGTCGTGCTTTTGATCTCGGAGCTAGTGCTCTGGATGTTGATCTGCTCTTGTTTATTAATAGCCCTTCAAATTTGTTTTCAGGTCCAGAAAATGGTAAATGAGTTTGGCTTCTTTCTGGACTTAAATATTTGACTAGATTGCAGAAAATTCACATTCCACGTAAGGTTTTGGCTGGTTTATAACCCTTCAAAAAACAAGAAGGGCGTGCATAGTGTAGTTGATGAACGCTAGATTCGGTTACACAACAGTACATCACTTCCGCATTCACTTCATGGCAAACAGATTATGGTCTCAAGATCTTGACTAAGTTCTACAATCACGGGGTAAGTTACAAGAGTTACTACTCATCACTAGCTATCATCAGCTCAATATcgcaagaaaaaaaaaaggagaaagagAGACTAATAACAAGTCACTCACAAGCTGCACCTTGCAAAGAAAAAGATATCCCTTGGGTTAACTGTGAAACGTCACCAAAAACATTTATATTCCTTTACATGACTACCGGCACCATATCCATCCTACCTGAACCACCATCTCATGCCGGCGTTTATCGGGTCATGAAGAAAAGGGGTGTAACTGTTGATGTAGGGGTTAGCTGTCCGGCCAATCTTTAGCCAGATAGCTCTGTGGTAGCCAGCAGTTAAAGGAGAATGATACATTAGCTTCAACAACTGCAATTTCCGGATAACCAGAGTGAGAAACGAATTCACCAAGACATTGTATATTCTGTTATAGTAAAGTAATAAgttcccgagtgcaacgtttcggTGCCCAGGTCATCTGCACCctgtcagaaaaaaaatcaaaacaaatactaacaaaattcaaaaaaatccagaTTTTTCCCATGGTAGATAAGTTCTTGCGTGAAGTCCGCTTCAATTTTCATATCATTTGGACATCTGAGCAGCTctcagcaaaaaagacaaatcgggTCAAAACAGTAGATGAACAGTAAATTATTTTAAAGGCctcgaatttgtcttttttgccgagAGCTGCTCAGATGTTCAGATGATTCAAAAATTGGAGTGAACCTCACGCATCAAATTATCTACCATGcaaaaaaaaatgattttttttttcttttttgaatatttttagtatttgttttatttatttttactcAGAACGGGTGCAGATGAGCCTGGGATCAGAAATGGATTTCCATAAGTTCGCCTATAATCTGAGTTACAGGTGAAATATCATGTAAAATCCTCTTTTGTCTTTGAACAAAACAAAATGTTACTTGGGCTTAAGCATATGAATGCTAACAGTGCCCTTATGAAATGTTTAAAATGTAGCTCATGGTACCAGGTtattgagaccaaaagacattGTTCGGCTCTATTAACATGCAAGAGTCTCGCAGCCTAAGATGATGGGGTTACCACTTCCCAGGTTTAAAATTCACTAACCAAAAGCAGTTACGTGCTATACTGCTATTGTCGGGCATACAACAGTCCTGACTATACAACCAGTCTAATTGAGTTTTTTAACAGATTAATAGAAGCCACACCCATTGCCTAGGTCCTTTTCTAAAAGTAAGCAGCAACGTTTAGTCAAGTTGGTGGTGTTAAGCTTCATACACTAGCCAACACAATCAAAAATCCGAACTGATGgaagggctagtgcaatccacgTATGCTGTAACAACCCCTCTCAACTGGAAGAGAGCGACGGCGCGCGAAACTCACGTATGAATCAAGAGGCCTCTACGTGGACACAAAGGGGGGCTACCAGCAATTTTTTAATAAATTGCGAAaagacttgaactcaagaccttagctctgataccatgataagcttcatgcactaaccaacacaaccaaaagtctgaactgatggaaagggttagtgcaatccacatatactgtaacagATGGCTTGGCGCAGCCATTGTAGAAATTTCTTGGCTGGTCTCTTTCCCCTTTATTTGCCCTGTGTGtacccttagagcatctccaacagacgcgtGTCGCCTGCTCACAATTTTTCTTACAGAACGGGCAAGGACTTTTTTTTGCGCCCgagtaggcagttgcttcaccAGGTGCTGCAAA
Coding sequences within:
- the LOC123443958 gene encoding 5'-deoxynucleotidase HDDC2-like; translation: MAVSSRLPAPPARGLLRRSPPRILPPRRLACGARAVSGSPGQGGSPVPRRPPQPLDAAAVAPPSPVSSAASSAASAIDFLTLCHSLKTTKRKGWINHSIKGPESIADHMYRMALMALIADDLPAVNRERCIKIAIVHDIAEAIVGDITPSDGIPKAEKSRREQEALNEMCEVLGGGSTAEEIKGLWEEYENNSSVEANLVKDFDKVEMILQALEYEKEHGKVLDEFFLSTAGKFQTEIGKSWAAEVNSRRTNGCGQN